Below is a window of Rhodopseudomonas sp. P2A-2r DNA.
TCGCCGGCGCTCACCGTGAAACGACGCGTGCGTGCGGGCGCACGCTCAGAACCCGCCCATCTTGCAGACGATCTTCCATTCCTCTGGTGTCACCGGCTGCACCGACAGCCGCGACAGTTTGATCAAGGCCATTTCCGACAGCTGCTTCTCCAGTTTGACCGCGGCCAGCGTCACCGGCGTCTTCAGCGGCTTGTCGGCCTTGATGTCGACGCAGACGAACTTGCCGGATTCATCGGTAGGGTCGGGATAGTGCTCTTTGATGATCTCGACGACGCCGACGATCTCCTTGCCCTCGTTGGAGTGATAGAAGAACGCGCGGTCGCCCTTCTTCATCTGCATCATGAACAGTTTGGCGCTGTGGTTGCGCACGCCGGTCCAGGCCTCGCCCTTGGCGCCTTTGGCGACCTGCTGGTCCCACGACCAGGTCGAGGGCTCGGATTTCATCAGCCAGTGTTTCATCTATCCCTCAGCCTTGAACGGTCGTGTCAGCAGGCCCTCGATGGCCTGGTCGATGGTGGCATGCCCCGCGAGAATGGCGGCGACGGCACGGGCGACCGGCATGTCGACGTCTTTCGACGCCGCCAGTTCGGTCAGCACCGGCGCGGTGAATTCGCCCTCGGCGAGCTTGTTGCGCGGCGGTTGCTCGCCGCGGCCGAGCGCCGCGCCGAGCGAGAAATTACGCGACTGCGCGCTGGAGCAGCTGAGGATCAGGTCGCCGAGGCCGGACAGGCCGGCCATGGTCTCAACGCGCGCGCCGCAGGCGCGGCCGAGCCGCGACAATTCGCTGAAGCCGCGCGTGGTCAGCGCCGCCAGCGCCGAGGCGCCGAGCCGCTTGCCGGCGACGATGCCGGCGGCGATCGCCAGCACGTTCTTCGCCGCGCCGCCGATCTCGACGCCGCGCACGTCGGTGGAGTGATAGGGCCGGAACGTCGCCGAGCCCAGCGCATGCACAAGCGCAATGGCTAGCGCCTCATTCGAGGTCGCCAGCGTCACCGCGGTCGGCAACCCGCGCGCCACGTCGTCGGCGAAACTCGGTCCGGACAAGATCGCCGGGATCGCCGTCGGCGCGGCTGCGGCGATCACCTCGGTCATGAACTGGTGGGTGCCGCGCTCGATGCCCTTGGCGGTGGCGATCACCGGCGCGGCGTCGCGCAGATGCGGCGCCAGCGCGGTCAGCGCCTCGCGCAGATTCTGCGCCGGGGTTGCCAGCAGGATGATATCGGCACGCCCGGCCAGTGCGAGATCGCTGGTGACCTTGATGGCGTCGTCCAGCGGAACGCCCGGCAGCCGTGGATTTTCCCGGCTGTCGTCGATCAGCGTCGCTGCGGCTGGCGTGCGCGCATACAGCACCACATCGCGCCCGGCCCGCGCGGCGACGCTGGCCAGCGCGGTGCCCCAGGCCCCGGCGCCGATCACCGCGATGCTGTTGAAGGCGGCCACGGTCAATATGCCGCGCGGGTCTTGGAGAAACCTGCCGGCGCGGTGGCATTGCTGTCGAGCAGCCAGCGCGCACGGGGGCGGCTTCCATGTCGTCGACCAGGCCGAGCGCGAGGCGTTCGGCGCCGGCCCAGGCGATCATCGCGCCGTTGTCGGTGCACAACGCCGGCGGCGGCATGATCAACTGCGTCCCGGCCTTGGTCGCGACGTCCTGCAATGCGCCGCGGATCGCCTGGTTGGCGGCGACGCCGCCGGCGGCGACCAGCGCGTTGGGCGTGCCGAACCGTTCGTGAAAGATCCGCAGCCCGACGCGCAGCCGGTCGGCGGTGGCGTCCATCACTGCGGCCTGGAAGCTGGCGCAGAGGTCGGCGATGGCCTGCCGGTCTAGCCGGTCGAGCCGGCTGGCCTCGTTGCGCACCGCAGTCTTCAGGCCCGACAGCGAGAAATTGGCGTCCGGCCGGCCCAGCATCGGGCGCGGGAAGGCGAAGCGGGCGGGATCGCCGTCGCGTGCGGCCTGTTCGACCTGCGGGCCGCCGGGATAGGGCAGGCCGAGCATTTTCGCGACCTTGTCGAAGGCCTCGCCCATGGCGTCGTCGACGGTGGTGCCGAGCCGCACATAATCGCCGACGCCGAGCACGGCGACGATCTGGGTGTGGCCGCCGGAAGCCAGGAACAGGCAATAGGGAAAGGCGATATTGTCGGTCAGCCGCGGCGTCAGCGCGTGGGCCTCGAGATGATTGACCGCGATCAGCGGGGTGTCGTGCACCATGGCGATGGCCTTGGCGGTGGTCAGACCGACGATGACGCCGCCGATCAGGCCGGGACCGGCGGCGGCGGCCACGGCGTCGAGCTGGGCGAAGCCGATGCCGGCCTCGGACATGGCGCGACCGATAATGCCGTCGAGCAGGTCGACATGGGCCCGCGCGGCGATTTCCGGCACCACGCCGCCGAACGGCGCGTGGTCGGCGATCTGCGAATGCACGATGTTGGACAGGATGCTGCCGCGGCCGTCGCTGTGCCGTTCGATGACGGCGGCGGCGGTCTCGTCGCAGGTCGTCTCGATCCCCAGCACCAGCATCGGTCGGTCGGTTGTCAATCTCGGTCCTTGCGTTTGCGGCCCAGCCGGGCTTTTGCTTCCCCGGCGTAGCATTCCGAGGTCGCGCCATGCAATCGCCAGCGGCCGCGATGACCCCCAAAGCACAGGCGCTGTCGCCATGGCCATTCTCGTCACCCGCCCGCAGCCGGACAATGATTCGACCGCCGCAGCCTTGCGCGCGCGCGGGCTCAAAGTGCTGCCGGCGCCGATGCTGCGCTTCGAACAGATCCCTTCAACGACGATGCCGGCGCCAGCTATGGCGCCGTCATCGTCACCTCGGCCAACGCCCTGCGCGCCATCGCCGATCAGCCGGTGCTCGCAACGCTGCGCAAGCTGCCGCTGTTTGCGGTGGGCGAGCGCACGGCGGAGGCCGCGCGCGAGGTCGGCTTCGACGACGTGACGTCCGCCGACGGCGATGCCAATGCGCTGCGCGATCTGGTGGCCGACAGCGTGCGGAGCAAACGTCTCAGGAAGTCGCAGACCTTGCTCTATCTGGCCGGCGCCGATCTGGCGCGCGACCTGGCCGGCGAGCTCGGCGCGCGCGGCTTCAATGTGACGGTGCAGACCACCTATAGCATGGTGCCGGTGACCGCGTTTCCCGCCGAGGTCGGTGAGGCCTTCGCCTCCGGCGGGGTGGAGGCGGTATTAAATTACTCCCGGCGCAGCGCCCGCGCCTTCGTCGATGCCGCCCGCGCCGCCGGGGTGGAGATCTCAGCGCTGGCGATCCCGCAATGCTGCCTGTCGGAGCAGGTGGCGTCGATCGTGCGCGACGCCGGCGCAACCCGGGTGCTGGTCGCTGACCGGCCCGACGAGGCCGCCCTTTTGCTGCGCTCGACCGTGCCTTGGCCCCGTTATCGCGCTAAGGAGAGGGACGAATCTGCTAGGTCTTGATGCCCGTAACAAGGAACTCCGGCGATGGTCGATGACAGGCCCGAACACACTGCGCCGGATCTGGGCCGGCCCGATCTGGGCAGGCCGAAGCGCCCGCCGCCGACCATCGACCTCGCGGCCACCGAGGTGACCAGCGAAACCGCCGCCAGCAACGCCGGTGCCCCCGAAGCCCCGGCTGAGACGCAGGCCGAACCCCAGCTGGAGCATACGTCCGAGCCCCCGGCCGCCGCTGAGACTGAATCCCCCGCCGAAGTGGAGGCCGCCGCCACCGAGCCGGCCGCGCCCCCTGCGCCCAAATCCTCTGCCGCCCTCGCCGCCGGGTCCGGCGCCCTTGCCGCAGCCGTCGTGGTCGGCATTGCATGGTTCGCCGGCTGGCAGGCGACCCCGAGTGCCCCGGAAGCCCCGCAGGCCAACAGCATGGCGCTGGACGCGCTCAGCGCCCGCATTGCCCGCGTCGAGTCGCGGCCGGCGCCGACCGCGTCGCCAGGCGCTGCCGCGGCGCCCGATCCCGCGTTGGCCGCGCGCCTCGATGCGCTGGAAAAATCCGTCACCGCGCTGCGCAGCGACCTCGCCGCCATCAGCGCCCAGTCGGAACGCGCCGCAGCCGCGGTCGCCGACCTCAAATCCGCGCCGCCGGCCGCTGCCCCGCCGGTGAATCTTGCGCCGATCAACGACCGGCTCAGCAAGATCGAACGTGCCGCCACGGCGCTGCGGGCCGAGGCTGCGCAGCAGGCCGCAAAACCCGCCGACGACAGACCGTTGCGCCGCGTCGTCGCGGCCTCGCTGCTCGACGGCACGCTGCGCCAAAGTGAGCCCTATGCGGCGCAGCTCGGCGCCGCCAAGCCGCTGGCGGAGGACGCCAATGCACTGAAGCCGCTCGACGCCTTCGCCGCGTCCGGCCTGCCGACCGCCGCGGCGCTGAGCCGCGAGCTGCTCGCGGTGCTGCCGAAGCTGACCGCGACGCCGGAGCCGGCGCCGACCACCGGCACCGGATTCGTCGACCGGCTGCAGGCCGGCGCCGTCCGGCTGCTGCGCATCGAACGCACCGACGCGGTGGCCGGCGACGACCGCAACGCCATCGTGTCCCGCGCCACCGCCGCGGCCTTGCGCAACGACGTCGCTTCGGCGCGGCGTGAGCTCAATGCGCTGCAGCCGGCCGATCGCGGCGCCGTGCAGGCCTGGATCGACAAGGTCGACGCGCGCGATGCCGCGCTCGCCGCTTCCCGCCAGTTCGCAGCCGACGCGATGGCGGCGCTCAACAAGCCGGCGCCATAGGAATCCGATGCTCCGAATCATTCTGTTTCTGGTGTTGATCGCGCTCGCGGCCCTGGGCGCGGCCTGGGTGGCCGATCAGGGCGGCGATGTGGTGCTGACATGGGGCAGCTGGCGCGCCGCGCCGTCGTTGCCGGTGTTCCTGCTGGTGCTGCTGCTGACGATTATCGCGGCCATGGTGGCGTGGGCGATCCTGCGCGGGCTGTGGCGGACGCCGGCGCGGCTGCGCACGAGCCGGCGCGAGAAGCGGCTGGCCAAAGGCCGTCATGCGATCACGCAGGGCCTGCTGGCCATCGGCCACGGCGACAGCGAGGCCGCGCGGCTGCATGCCGGCCACGCCAGGCGCTTTGCCGCCAACGATCCGCTGGCGCTGCTGCTGCATGCGCAATCGGCGCAGCTCGACGGCGACCGCGAGGGCGCCCATCGCGCCTTCCACGCCATGGCCGAGCGCGCCGACACACGGCTGCTCGGGCTGCGCGGCTTGTTCATCGAGGCGCAGCGCGCCGACGATCCGCTGGCCGCGGTGACCATCGCCGAGGAGGCGCTGAAGCTGGCGCCGGGCTCGACCTGGGCCTCCCACGCCGTGCTGGGTTTCCGTTGCGCGCAGAATGACTGGAGCGGCGCGCTGGCGATCCTCGACAACAATCTCGCCTCCGGCCTGATCGACAAGCCGGCGTTTCGCCGCCAGCGCGGCGTGCTGCTGACGGCCCGCGCGCTGGCGCTGGAGACGCTGGACCGCGATCTGGCGCGCGAAAGCGTGATGGAGGCCGTCAAGCTGGCGCCGACGCTGGTCCCGGCGGCGGTGCTGGCCGCGAAATTCGAGAGCGAGGCGCATCAGATCCGCCGTGCCATGAAGACGGTCGAGACCGCCTGGCTGGCGCAGCCGCATCCCGATCTCGCCGACGCCTATGCCCATATCAAGCTCGGCGATTCCGCCCGCCAGCGGCTGGTGCGGGTCGAGACTCTGGCGCAGAAGGCGCCCGGCCATATCGAAAGCGCGCTGGCGCTGGCCCGCGCCGCCGTCGACGCCAGCGAATTCGCCCGCGCCCGCGCGGCGCTGGAGCCCTTCGTGGCGGCGCCGACCCAGCGCGTGGCCATGCTGATGGCCGAGATCGAGCGGCTGGAGCACGGCGACAGCGGCCGTGCCCGCGCCTGGACCCTGCGCGCGGTGCGCGCCGCCCACGATCCGGTATGGACCGCCGACGGCTACGTCTCCGACCGCTGGCGCCCGGTGTCGCCGGTCACCGGGAGACTCGACGCGTTCCAGTGGCAGACGCCGCTGGCCTCGTTGCCGTCGGACCGCATGTCGACCATCGAATCCGAGATCCTGCACGCCACCGTGCTGGCACCGCCGGCGCCCGTGCCGGCCCGGCCGGTGGCCGAGGCCGAGCCGTTGCCGCCCGCGGCGCAGGACAATGTCCCGGCGCCGATTGCGGCCGAATCCGAACCCGCTGTCACGGCCGAGCCCGCGCCCAAGCCCGCGCCCAAGCCTGCACCTAAGCCCGCGCCGCCGGAGGCCGCCGAGCCGCCAGAGCCGGTTGCGCCCGCCACGTCGGCTGCGCCCGCGGCCCCGCTGCGGCCCCTGTTCCCACCGCGCCGCCCGCCCCGGCCTCAACCGCCCCCGCCGCGCCGCCGCCCTTGTTCCGGGCGCGCGCGGACATCGTCCGCCCCATTCCCGCGGTGATTCCCATCGTCCGCGCGCCCGACGACCCCGGCGTCGACGACGATCCCCTGCATGACGAATTCGCCGAGCTGAACGGCGCCCAGCAGGCCGGCGGCTGGCGCGGCTTCCTGGCCCGTTGGGGCGGCTGAAGCCCGCCGCTCCTTAACCTCTCCCCGCTTGCGGGGAGAGGTCGGAGCCGGGCGCCAGCCCGGTTCCGGGTGAGGGGACTCTCGGCGGCCCGACGGCCTCACTCCCGCTGAGTGCTAAATCGGACCACCTTGGCGCGAAACCCCGGCAAAGCGCCCCTCGGCCGCTCCGCAGCATTCCGCCCCTCGCCCGATTCCGCCCCTTCCAGCGCTGCCGCTTCTTGCAAAATCACCCCGCGCCCGATATCAGATGCGCCTGTGTTTCGGCCCCTCGCCGAACGCACCGTTGGTTCGCCGCAATAGCTCAGTTGGTAGAGCACGTCATTCGTAATGACGGGGTCACAGGTTCGAGTCCTGTTTGCGGCACCAACCATTCCTCCGTCCCGAACGAAATTGCCAACCTTGCGTGGGGCCGCACGCTCACGCCGCATCAAAGGCGGCGATTTTCGTGATCTATGACGCTATTTGTAGATCGCTCGGAGTCGCAGAGGCCTATCAAGAAGGTGTGACTGCAGTTCGGTTATCAGGACGGTCGGCCGATCATATAAGAATGATTAAGGCGCCACGATAGTTTTCGTGCACTGAGGCTATTGGCGTAGGCGCGCTGTGGTGGTGGAACCTCTCGCGCGAAAGCTTCCGAGCTCTGCGTCTTAAGCTGTTGCCGCTAGCTGCGTATCCATAACGGCTCTGGCCTTAGCCGCAGCGCTCGCTGGATCGCTAGCTAGTAGCTCCCGGGCAAGATCGAAGCCCCCGACGTTGTTAGCCCACCGAATTCCTACCGTAGGTTCTTTCCATGGGAGCAAAATGCCGAAGCGCCAGAATTTACCGGGCAGGCGAGTCCGTAGTTCAACATACCAATCGTAGTCGTGTGTGAAGATAAAAACCTGTCGGTCAGAGAACTCTTGGGTCAAAAGGTCGGTCACGTAACTCCGGTGCTCACGATCAAAGCTGCTCACAACATCGTCTAGAACAAGCGGAATATTAGTTCCGTCCCGTTTGGCAAAAGCCAAGAACACACAGAGGCCTAAGCTATTACGATGTCCTTCCGATAGCGTCAGCCGCAGGCTTAACTGCTTTCTGCCGTAGAAACGCAGTGCCAAATCCAAAGCTTTGTCCGCAGCCTCTGGTTGGTAGAGATGCACGCTATCTATAGGTTCTTGAGGATGAAGGACGGCCCACATTTTTTGGATATCGTCGCTAATGCTTTTGATGACTGAAGTAGTTTGCGCTCGGATTTCCGCCCGCGTCGCGTCCTCCATTTCCGTAACGAAAGTGACGAGTAGGTCTATTTGCTCAATCCGAGATCTCAATCTAACAATTTCTGGGAAGTGGCTTGCAGACTCTAGCAGCCCCAAATCTGTAACAAGTTTTTCGATTGAAGAAGGAGCGTCTTTTGAGGCGCGTTTCAGCTCCGCGACAACGGCAACCAAAGCTGCCGAAGATTCCTCTGATCCACTATCCAACCTGCCTTCTCTGAGATCGGCGATTGGAAAGGCACAAAAGTTTCTAAAATAGTCTCTCAAAGTCTCGTCGCGGATTGCCACCCGCAATTTTCCAGCAATCTCTTTCCGGATCGAATTTCGATCGCCCACCCATAGCAGCCACAGGCTGCGTCAATTGCCTGCGATGTGGCGCGGTATAGGCGCCGCGCTTCGCAGCAATGCGGATCGGATCCCAACCACCATCCCCCGTCTGCCGGGCGCGCTGTCTCCCTCATCTCGATCCGAGAATTTTCGCAAAGGTCCGGCTCATCGAGGCGCGAGAACGCGACCGGCGGGAGAAGCGAATTTCCGCTTCATGTGGTTCGCGCACCGATGAAGTTGGGATATACTTAACCAGTCGGTCCGGGCCGCGACCTTGCTTTGGCTGGTTCCTTTAGCCAATGCGTTGCCGCTCAGGTGCCGGGCAGGAGGCAAGCCGTGGCCGATACCCAATCGAACCTGCAGCAGGACATCGCGCCGGAGGCCGCCCCGCTGCTTGGCCCGGTCGCATCCGGGCTGATCGGCTATCTGGCGGCGATCGCCATGACCGCCGTCGCCACGCTCGCCGCCATCGCGGCCGACAGCAAGGTGTCGATCCCCAACCTGTCCCTGGTCTTCGTCGTGCCGGTGGTCATCGCCGGCGTCAGCCTCGGCCTCGGGCCGTCGCTGTGTTCGGCGGTGCTGGGCGCGCTGGCGTTCAATTTCTTCCTGACCGAGCCGCGCTACTCGCTGGCCGTCGACGACGCCGCGAACATCTGGGCGATTGGGCTGCTGCTGGTGGTCGGCGTCATCGTCAGCGGCGTGGCCTTCACCTCGCGCCAGCGCGCCAGCGAGGCGGCGCTGCTGCGACGGCAGGCCAATGTGCTGAGCGGCTACAGCCGCGACGTGGTCGCGGCCGGCAATGTCCATGGGGTCCTGACCGTCACCGCCCAGGCGCTGGCGGCGCTGTTCCAGGTTCCCGCGGTGGTGATGCTAATGGCGGAGGGCCGGGTGGTGGCGCTCCGGCAGGTCGGCGAGCTCGAACCGCGCGAGGCCGAACTGGAGGCGGCGCGCTCGGCGCTGGCGACCGGAACCGTGGTGCGCGGCGGCGTCTATCCGGATCTGGCCTCGCGCTTCGACTTCTGGCCGGTGCCGGCGGCCGAGGGCCGCACTGCCGTCATCGGCCTCGCCTTCGATCCCGATGAGCGCCCGCCGCTGCCGGACGTGGCGGTCGACGTCGTCGTGCGGATGCTGGGCCTGGTGCTGGACCGCCAGCAGCCGCGCGCTGGGCAAGCGGCCCCGCCGGCCGGCTGAAGTCGGCCGAGCGGTCGCGGCCGGCGCGATCGCGCTCTCAGGATGCGGTTGGCGTCGACAGCATGGCAGTCCCCGCTTCGATGTCGTGCGCCGTCGTGCGCCTCGCGTAGCGCCGGGCCAGGATGGCGCAGACGAACAGCTGCGCCTGGTGAAACAGCATGATCGGCAGCACGATCAATCCCAGCGCGTGGCCGGAGAACAGGATGGCGGCCATGGGAATGCCGCTGGCCATGCTCTTCTTCGAGCCGCAGAACACGATGGCGATCTCGTCTTCCGTGGCAAAGCCCATCCAGCGGCTGGCCAGCGTGGTGGTGACGATGACCATGGTCAGCACCGCGAGATCGATCGCCAGCACCAAGGCCAGGCTGGCCGGCGACAACTGGCCCCAGATGCCCTCGACCATGCCGGCGCTGAAGGCGGCGTAGACGATCAGCAGCACGGAGCCGCGGTCGACCGCCGAGGTGATGCGCGCATGGCGCAGCAGCCAGGCGCCGACCCACGGCCGGATCAGCTGACCGACGATGAAGGGCGCGACGATCTGCGCGGCGATCTCTTCGAAGGCCACCATGGAGACTCCGCCGCCGGCGGACGACAGCAGCAGCGAGACCAGGAGCGGGGTCAGCACCACGCCGAGCAGGTTGGACACCGAGGCGCTGCACAGCGCCGCCGGCACATTGCCGCGGGCGATCGCCGTGAAGGCGATCGACGACTGCACCGTCGAGGGCAGCAGGCACATGAACAGGATGCCGATCGCCAGGTCGCCCGGCAGATAGGGGCGCAGCAACAGGCTGGCCACGAGGCCGACCAGCGGAAACAGCAG
It encodes the following:
- a CDS encoding EVE domain-containing protein, with product MKHWLMKSEPSTWSWDQQVAKGAKGEAWTGVRNHSAKLFMMQMKKGDRAFFYHSNEGKEIVGVVEIIKEHYPDPTDESGKFVCVDIKADKPLKTPVTLAAVKLEKQLSEMALIKLSRLSVQPVTPEEWKIVCKMGGF
- a CDS encoding NAD(P)H-dependent glycerol-3-phosphate dehydrogenase gives rise to the protein MAAFNSIAVIGAGAWGTALASVAARAGRDVVLYARTPAAATLIDDSRENPRLPGVPLDDAIKVTSDLALAGRADIILLATPAQNLREALTALAPHLRDAAPVIATAKGIERGTHQFMTEVIAAAAPTAIPAILSGPSFADDVARGLPTAVTLATSNEALAIALVHALGSATFRPYHSTDVRGVEIGGAAKNVLAIAAGIVAGKRLGASALAALTTRGFSELSRLGRACGARVETMAGLSGLGDLILSCSSAQSRNFSLGAALGRGEQPPRNKLAEGEFTAPVLTELAASKDVDMPVARAVAAILAGHATIDQAIEGLLTRPFKAEG
- a CDS encoding COG4223 family protein; its protein translation is MVDDRPEHTAPDLGRPDLGRPKRPPPTIDLAATEVTSETAASNAGAPEAPAETQAEPQLEHTSEPPAAAETESPAEVEAAATEPAAPPAPKSSAALAAGSGALAAAVVVGIAWFAGWQATPSAPEAPQANSMALDALSARIARVESRPAPTASPGAAAAPDPALAARLDALEKSVTALRSDLAAISAQSERAAAAVADLKSAPPAAAPPVNLAPINDRLSKIERAATALRAEAAQQAAKPADDRPLRRVVAASLLDGTLRQSEPYAAQLGAAKPLAEDANALKPLDAFAASGLPTAAALSRELLAVLPKLTATPEPAPTTGTGFVDRLQAGAVRLLRIERTDAVAGDDRNAIVSRATAAALRNDVASARRELNALQPADRGAVQAWIDKVDARDAALAASRQFAADAMAALNKPAP
- a CDS encoding DUF4118 domain-containing protein; this translates as MADTQSNLQQDIAPEAAPLLGPVASGLIGYLAAIAMTAVATLAAIAADSKVSIPNLSLVFVVPVVIAGVSLGLGPSLCSAVLGALAFNFFLTEPRYSLAVDDAANIWAIGLLLVVGVIVSGVAFTSRQRASEAALLRRQANVLSGYSRDVVAAGNVHGVLTVTAQALAALFQVPAVVMLMAEGRVVALRQVGELEPREAELEAARSALATGTVVRGGVYPDLASRFDFWPVPAAEGRTAVIGLAFDPDERPPLPDVAVDVVVRMLGLVLDRQQPRAGQAAPPAG
- a CDS encoding bile acid:sodium symporter family protein, which gives rise to MSSFPLRRIRLPVDPFLLLLIGTVALAALLPARGAATGYVDHAVTAAVALLFLLYGARLSPAAVREGLLHWRLQSMVFASTYLLFPLVGLVASLLLRPYLPGDLAIGILFMCLLPSTVQSSIAFTAIARGNVPAALCSASVSNLLGVVLTPLLVSLLLSSAGGGVSMVAFEEIAAQIVAPFIVGQLIRPWVGAWLLRHARITSAVDRGSVLLIVYAAFSAGMVEGIWGQLSPASLALVLAIDLAVLTMVIVTTTLASRWMGFATEDEIAIVFCGSKKSMASGIPMAAILFSGHALGLIVLPIMLFHQAQLFVCAILARRYARRTTAHDIEAGTAMLSTPTAS